One genomic region from Tachysurus fulvidraco isolate hzauxx_2018 chromosome 14, HZAU_PFXX_2.0, whole genome shotgun sequence encodes:
- the csf1b gene encoding macrophage colony-stimulating factor 1b — translation MSQMNLYISAHILHQTQVRSVCVLLLLYIPLCMMDIPGPCRHSITKEHLLQINHLINNQMTNGCSISYMFIEKRHLSSVCYVKAALPCVLDLLSTHIRYSQDSESALSVRSLQNLIHNIYSQHCVPPLNEELEETPVVFLKEFTDSPVRALQRAKEVLDAYLQLITQTATAVDWSCAVEYSYSYTTVDNTELLSTNSTDSMLVMLGHEQNSSDLSFYKLGFIVLAASCGTFLLITVSCLIHKKKFHRLQRRDMDLDTWSNVSHIEFCSTDFNRMDLII, via the exons ATGAGTCAGATGAACCTTTACATCTCTGCCCACATTCTCCACCAGACCCAG gtgaggagtgtgtgtgttcttctgcTCCTGTATATTCCTCTGTGTATGATGGACATCCCTGGACCATGCAGGCACTCCATAACCAAAGAACACCTACTCCAGATAAATCATCTA ATCAATAACCAGATGACGAATGGATGTTCAATATCCTACATGTTCATTGAGAAGAGACATCTG AGCTCAGTGTGTTATGTGAAAGCAGCTCTGCCGTGTGTGTTGGACTTGCTGAGTACACACATCCGATATTCCCAAGACTCGGAGAGCGCCCTGTCAGTCCGCTCTCTACAGAACCTCATCCACAACATCTACTCCCAGCACTGTGTGCCACCTCTTAATGAAGAActcgag GAGACCCCAGTGGTGTTTCTGAAGGAGTTCACAGATAGCCCTGTTCGAGCCTTACAGAGAGCTAAGGAGGTTCTGGATGCCTACCTACAGCTCATCACACAAACTGCCACAGCGGTGGACTGGAGTTGTGCAGTGGAATACAGCTACAGCTACACAACTGTTGACAACACAGAGCTGCTCAGCACAAATAGCACAG ATTCCATGCTAGTGATGCTAGGACACGAGCAGAACTCCTCTGATTTGAGTTTCTATAAACTGGGCTTCATCGTGCTGGCAGCGAGTTGTGGAACCTTCCTTCTTATCACTGTCTCTTGCCTCATACACAAAAAG AAATTTCATCGACTTCAAAGACGAGACATGGATTTAGACACATG GTCCAATGTCAGTCACATAGAATTCTGCTCAACAGATTTTAATCGAATGGATCTGATCATCTGA
- the ren gene encoding renin, whose product MKAWAILLSLCVTVQALRRITLKKMPSIREALKDTGVTPAEVFTVLAPKMNASPSLHNGKAQFPTPLTNYLDSQYFGEISIGTPAQLFNVVFDTGSANLWVPSQSCSPLYTACFTHNRYDSSKSHTHIQNGTGFFIQYASGSVRGFLSEDVVVVSGIPVVQVFAEATALPAIPFIFAKFDGVLGMGYPEAAIDGITPVFDRIMSQGVLKEDIFSVYYSRDPGRIPGGELLLGGTDPNYYTGSFHYVNTKGEGKWEVIMKGVSVGEEKLFCTEGCNTVIDTGSSYITGPASSVSLLMKTIGAVELAEGGYTVNCDLVMSLPSVTFHLGDQEYPLTQEDYILWQSQFGVNICTVTFRELDLPPPAGPVWILGTKFIARYYTMFDRTNNRIGFAQAV is encoded by the exons ATGAAAGCGTGGGCCATTCTCCTGTCACTGTGCGTGACTGTGCAGGCCTTGCGGAG GATCACTCTGAAGAAAATGCCTTCCATCAGAGAAGCTCTTAAGGACACAGGGGTCACGCCGGCAGAAGTTTTCACTGTACTTGCACCAAAGATGAATGCCAGTCCTTCACTTCACAATGGCAAGGCACAATTCCCAACGCCTCTAACCAACTATCTGGAT TCTCAATACTTTGGGGAGATTAGTATAGGAACACCAGCACAGCTGTTCAACGTTGTGTTTGATACTGGTTCTGCCAACCTTTGGGTTCCTTCACAGAGCTGTTCTCCACTATACACTGCATGCT TTACTCATAACAGATACGATTCCtctaaatctcacacacacattcaaaacgGAACAGGATTCTTCATCCAGTATGCTTCTGGAAGCGTCCGGGGATTTCTGAGCGAGGATGTAGTTGTG GTGAGCGGTATCCCGGTGGTGCAAGTGTTTGCAGAGGCCACAGCTCTTCCGGCAATCCCATTCATCTTTGCAAAGTTTGATGGTGTGCTGGGAATGGGTTATCCAGAGGCAGCTATTGATGGCATCACACCAGTGTTTGATCGTATTATGTCTCAGGGAGTGCTGAAAGAGGacattttctctgtttattaCAGCAG AGATCCAGGACGCATTCCTGGAGGAGAACTGTTGTTGGGTGGCACAGATCCAAATTACTACACAGGATCCTTCCACTATGTCAACACTAAAGGCGAGGGCAAGTGGGAGGTCATTATGAAAGG TGTATCTGTGGGTGAAGAGAAATTGTTCTGTACAGAAGGCTGTAATACTGTGATTGACACAGGCTCCTCCTACATCACTGGTCCCGCCTCCTCTGTCTCCCTTCTCATGAAGACGATCGGTGCTGTTGAGCTTGCAGAGGGAGGA TATACCGTGAACTGTGACCTGGTGATGTCCTTACCCAGTGTGACCTTTCACCTTGGTGATCAGGAGTATCCTCTGACACAAGAAGACTATATTCTCTGG CAGTCACAGTTTGGGGTAAACATTTGCACTGTGACATTCAGAGAGCTGGACCTTCCGCCTCCTGCTGGTCCTGTCTGGATACTGGGGACAAAATTCATTGCCCGATATTACACAATGTTTGACCGAACAAACAACCGCATTGGATTTGCTCAAGCAGTGTGA
- the zgc:162200 gene encoding protein bicaudal D homolog 2 gives MLEEEDMEATGEVSLMAEVDRLSAELQEANEEKLQAARYGLAVLEESAILKTKHGQLEEEHEALKLEVQQLREALADSVSSHKRSTADGQCREENLLQETASKEAAMATRMDELQAELKQTRMALANSMAENERLGGLSSQLKKECEGLEAEKARVREELKEFKVRELQQLQDNTELEEENISLQKQVSLLKENQVEFEALKVELSQKDEEQELLRAQMEEAGRLKEIAERQLDEALEALKDEREQKNSLKRDLAAHTLNPFDSVVHLDLQLDDSLDGDRAAEEKERGDKDEEEQDSGYNHSKGSEKQRCSTPRSSDIFLRPQAPGLVADLLSELHLSDTQKLKQQLLQVEREKAALVSSVQDLQESLAQSKVALDEHKVKVEQLSQRLEVLQGCPPSTPQSGTKTQEQNGNSELDNDEDLELDAKSAEVLEKRMRAANAELMQLRDELKEAGERCRSLEERHLQEKERWRAEAQELADKIRQCIAASRHDQERIGQLEIEIGATRRVANDSECHLSATQEELLAFSEELANLYHHVCMCNNLTPRRVTLDYYRDGARGGKRHHHGSFRKQRRSGEALGKGAHSVELDITTANGDASTSCGSGPSSPTLDFRDPTNVRNLVAVIRCQIKHLQVAVDLCRQRGALPSSALGGSNESDREALLEEVLKLKSLLSTKREQIATLRTVLKANKQTAELALSNLKTKYETEKTVVSETMFKLRNELKALKEDAATFSSLRVMFASRCDQYVTQLDEMQRQLAAAEDEKKTLNSLLRMAIQQKLALTQRLEDLETPLHVHSNGGSPRRSRAKQLATKSGRAPRSPMRSSPRASPVLVSSSGTQSASSHLKVLSRSLHGSPR, from the exons ATGCTTGAGGAGGAGGACATGGAGGCGACAGGAGAAGTAAGCCTGATGGCTGAGGTGGACCGCCTCTCTGCCGAGCTCCAAGAGGCCAACGAGGAGAAGCTGCAGGCGGCGCGCTATGGCCTTGCTGTGTTGGAGGAGAGCGCCATTCTCAAGACCAAACATGGCCAGCTGGAGGAGGAGCACGAGGCCCTCAAGCTGGAGGTGCAGCAGCTTCGTGAG gCCCTGGCCGACTCAGTGAGCAGTCATAAACGTTCCACAGCAGATGGACAGTGTCGAGAAGAGAATCTGCTACAGGAGACAGCCAGTAAGGAGGCTGCCATGGCAACACGTATGGATGAGCTGCAGGCGGAGCTAAAGCAGACCCGAATGGCCCTGGCCAATAGCATGGCTGAAAACGAGAGGTTGGGCGGTCTTTCCTCTCAGCTGAAGAAG GAGTGTGAAGGTTTGGAGGCTGAGAAGGCTCGAGTCAGAGAGGAGTTGAAAGAATTTAAGGTTCGTGAACTGCAGCAGCTTCAGGACAACACAGAACTGGAGGAAGAGAACATCTCTCTGCAGAAACAAGTGTCTTTGCTCAAAGagaaccag GTGGAGTTTGAGGCTCTGAAGGTGGAACTTTCACAGAAGGATGAAGAACAGGAGCTCCTGCGAGCACAGATGGAGGAGGCCGGCCGGCTGAAAGAGATTGCAGAGAGGCAGCTGGACGAGGCCCTCGAGGCTCTAAAGGATGAGCGCGAGCAGAAGAACAGTTTAAAACGTGATCTAGCTGCTCACACGCTCAACCCTTTTGACTCTGTGGTGCACCTAGACCTGCAGTTAGATGACAGCCTGGATGGAGATAGGGCAGCAGAGGAGAAGGAGCGGGGAGATAAAGATGAAGAAGAGCAGGACAGTGGCTACAACCACTCAAAAGGAAGCGAGAAGCAGCGCTGCTCAACTCCCAGGAGCAGTGACATCTTCCTACGGCCTCAGGCTCCCGGGCTTGTGGCTGACCTGCTGAGCGAGCTCCATCTGTCTGACACTCAGAAGCTCAAACAGCAGCTGCTGCAG GTAGAGAGGGAGAAAGCAGCTTTGGTCAGTTCAGTCCAAGATCTTCAAGAGTCACTGGCCCAATCTAAAGTAGCTCTGGATGAGCACAAAGTGAAAGTGGAGCAGCTCTCACAGCGTCTGGAGGTACTGCAGGGTTGCCCCCCTTCCACCCCCCAGTCTGGAACAAAAACCCAGGAGCAGAATGGAAATAGTGAGCTGGACAATGATGAAGATCTAGAGCTGGATGCCAAGAGTGCAGAGGTGCTGGAAAAGCGCATGCGAGCAGCAAATGCTGAGCTCATGCAGCTACGTGACGAGTTGAAGGAGGCAGGCGAGCGCTGCAGGTCCCTGGAAGAGCGTCACCTACAAGAGAAGGAGCGCTGGAGAGCCGAGGCACAGGAACTTGCTGACAAGATCCGCCAGTGCATTGCTGCCAGCAGACATGACCAGGAGCGAATCGGGCAGCTGGAGATAGAGATCGGAGCCACTCGCCGTGTTGCCAACGACTCCGAATGCCACCTGAGCGCCACACAAGAGGAGCTGCTGGCCTTCTCTGAAGAGCTGGCCAACCTTTACCACCATGTTTGCATGTGCAACAACCTCACACCACGTCGTGTTACCCTGGACTACTATCGTGATGGAGCACGAGGAGGGAAAAGGCATCACCATGGATCCTTCCGGAAGCAGAGAAGGTCAGGAGAGGCGTTGGGGAAGGGAGCACATAGCGTAGAGTTGGACATCACAACAGCCAATGGAGATGCCTCTACAAGCTGTGGAAGTGGCCCCAGCTCTCCAACATTGGACTTCAGGGATCCCACTAACGTGCGCAACCTGGTGGCTGTTATTCGCTGCCAGATTAAACACCTCCAG GTGGCTGTTGACCTGTGCAGGCAGCGTGGTGCCTTACCCTCCTCTGCTTTAGGGGGCAGTAATGAATCAGACCGTGAAGCTCTGCTCGAAGAGGTGCTGAAGCTCAAATCTCTTTTAAGCACCAAAAGGGAGCAGATCGCCACACTCAGGACTGTCCTAAAGGCAAACAAACAG actGCTGAGTTGGCTCTGAGCAACCTGAAGACCAAGTACGAGACGGAGAAAACCGTGGTGTCTGAGACCATGTTCAAGCTGAGGAACGAGCTGAAGGCTCTAAAGGAGGACGCTGCTACTTTCTCTTCACTGCGGGTCATGTTTGCGAGCAG ATGTGACCAGTATGTGACTCAATTAGACGAGATGCAGAGACAGCTGGCTGCTGCAGAGGATGAAAAGAAGACCCTGAATTCACTCCTGCGCATGGCTATCCAACAGAAGCTAGCCCTGACTCAGCGGCTGGAGGACCTGGAGACTCCACTGCATGTCCACAGTAATGGAGGCAGCCCACGCCGCTCCCGTGCCAAGCAGCTGGCCACCAAGTCAGGAAGAGCTCCACGGAGCCCCATGAGAAGCAGTCCACGTGCCAGCCCTGTGTTGGTATCATCATCAGGCACTCAGAGTGCAAGCAGCCATCTGAAGGTGCTCTCACGCAGCCTCCACGGCAGCCCT CGATGA